Below is a window of Zygosaccharomyces rouxii strain CBS732 chromosome C complete sequence DNA.
CAGTTGTAAAGGTGCTATAGATGCAACGACTTTTACACCAAAGGGTAAATCTGAAGATGTGATTGCCAGTGTAGAAAAATGTGTTGAACACTTAGGTACCCATTTGGAAATTTATGAAGTCGCAAGACTGGATAAATCCCTTGGTGGTGCATATCCTCGTGAATCCTTTGAAGCTATGGCATCGCTAGTGGATAAGGGAGTCATTGATGGTATTTCGTTGAGTGAAGTGgacaaagatgaaattattgCCATTCATAAGGATTGGGCTAAGTATTTAGTCTGCGTGGAAGTTGAATTATCCCTGTTTAGTACCGATATCTTACACAATGGTATTGCATCCATCTGTAACGATTTGGGTTTGATTATCGTTGCTTACTCACCACTGGGCAGAGGGTTATTGACTGGTTCGATTAAGAGAGATTCCTCTTTCAAGGATGGTGATTTCCGTTCATTAGTTAAAAGATTTAGAGGTGACTCCCTACAACACAATTTAATCTTGACTGAATTTTTGCAAAAGGAGATTGTGGATCAAAGACCTGCATCTAATCCAATTACTTTACCACAGGTGGCGCTAGGTTGGATTAAAGCCCTAAACGGTAGGGAATATTCCAAGACTCATATTGTACCAATTCCAAGTGGTTCCGATAGGAAGAAAGTTGAGGAGAATTTCAACGATTCAAAGACAAAGATCACTGAAACTGAATTTAACAAGATTGGCGATTTCTTGAAGGAGTTCAAAGTTGTTGGTGACAGATATGAGTTTTAATAAGTAGAGGTGATACGTAAAACTATCTATATTGCTATTGAACGCTTGCGCAAGAAAACATTTGACTGTAAGAAAATAGCCCTGTGCAAAATCTTGGTTAGTTCACCTTTGAACATAAAGAGTAGACCTTGTACTATTATACCTTTTGCCAATTGAGGCCTGATGCCCTTCCATAAGGCTAATAATCCTTCATGTTGATACAAGTAGCAAATAACTTGTTGGAAAGAACGGAATTTGGAACCCGTTCTTTGTAATGATGCTTTTGCAACAATCAATGGTTGGGTGAACAGGGTTGAAATCATTTTGGATAAAACCCCTAGTATAAAATTTTGTAATGCAcccaattcatcatttttaccGCCAATCAATTCCTCTGTACTAAACAAAAAtgtcttcaatttttgatacGATGCGAAAGTAATAGATGGATTGATACAAAGAACTAGTGATACTTTGAGACCCTTCCAAAAACCTGTAATATCACCTTGGTGTTCCTTGTAAATCTGTTTTATAACCGATGTTAGGGATGCAGATTCATTTGTACCTTCTGCAGTCTGTTGCCTTGTGGATACAATGGAAATTGGATTGGTAAAGAGTTGTGAAGTAGCACCTGCAACAACACCTAatgccaattcttcaagCGTACTAAAACTAGTCCTACCAGTTTGtcccaattttttagcTCTCGAAGATTTAACTCTAAAATAATATCTTCTAACAAAAGTATACCAAAAGAAATAACAAAAGGATTGTATGAAATTAGCCAGGATTGACGTTGGCATACCCCTGTAAAGTCCAGAAATTCCTCGTTCCTTAAAAACCTTTACAATACAATCAATAGAATCTTTGTATTTCAATTCGGATTTTTCCATAAAAAcacctttctcttttttgTTGTTAGAATCATTCTGTGGTTTGTCAGTAACACTACCTGAACTCTTTTTGGTATGCTCCTCTTTCAACTGAGTTTGAACCAGTGTCTTTGCCAAATCTAAGGGATAAACAGCAATATTAGCCAGAGATGATGCCACTGCACCCGTAATAGCGGATTCTAATGTCGCCATGTAGTACAGCACagaattcaattttcttgAGCCATTCCAATAAGGTAGGAATTCAACGCACTTTCTTTGATCAACGGGCCTTCTTATATTCAAAGATGGGCTTCTGATGTCTCCCGCGTCTTCAAGCCTTACAAGCGGAGTACGGAGGCATTTCGGCCTTAGTTTAACGGATGCGGGCCGAGAGGTGGAAATTTCATAAAGGTGTATCAGACACCTGTGTTCAGATATTTGGGCCACTAAATGTTTTCGAGTATCCAAGCTTACTCTAGCTAGAAAATACAGTGTTGCTTGTGTGAGGTAGgctttattttttttttttttttttaaatgaTAGTGGAAATGCTGAGCATAGCTGTCGGAGGGAGATATAAGGGCTATAGCGGAaaagacgaagaagaggataATGCGTATCTCCCAATTCCTGCTTCCAGATAGCTTATGATGCAAATATTTgtcttctttttatttttttacgttttatttcaatatttggaCGACAGGTTACGCTGACGCAGCGACAGAAAGGAATATTTCGTATATGTAAACCGAAAGATCATCATCACGTACTTTAGCCGCCGAATGTCAGTAATATACATCTTTTCCTTCTGTACTAGCGATTACTTCCCTCCACTTTATTCACTTCCACGATAAGTTGCATCTCCACCACTAGATTTATAGCTTGAGTTTTGACTTCCTGAGCCATACACATAATTCCTCATATATGGATCCATCATAGTTGGTTGTGGGAGTGGGTAGTTCATGGGGAATCCCATGGGTATTGGAAATTGAGCACCCATCGATGGTCCAATTGTTTGTGCAGGCAAAATACCGTTATTATAGCCCATGGGGAATGTTGATGGGAACTGGTATTGTGGTATAAATCCAAAGGGCATATAGGAAAACATatgttgctgctgctgctgctgctgctgctctAAATACTTGCTGTGTAGAGGAAAGTCGTCTGTGAAACCGTTGTAAGTTAAGGGAGACCGTCCTCTAGAGTCTCTACTACCGTTTACTGGGGTAGAGGTAGATTCCGGCGGCTGATCGAAATCATCtaattgtaaagaataaCCTTCTTCTACAATCTTGTCTAGCCGCCTAGGTGGCGATACGGCTCTAGGGGACGGTTCACTGAATTTTAACTGGACATGATCGTTTTCAAACACGGTTTCTCCAATGTCATCTGTTACAGGATGGGAttccttttttcttttctttgttcGATGTGaactttgatcaattgatctctttgGCGGCTGTTTAACCCTAGTCTCAGCCGAGGGTGTTTTAACATTAGTAGATCTTTGATGCAACGGTTTAACGGAATCGTTAGCCTTAACCAGCTTAAACCTTTTTCTCTGCATGGTCTTTTCCCTTTCTTACTCAGTCTTTTATACCTAAGGAGTGTTGTTAAGGAGTCTAACTCTTGCATATAAACCCGTATGCGCCAATACATATACATAAGCgtatatacatatatatcCATATACGTATATAAGATTAAGGACCAAATCTTAGATTGTCCCTCTCAAGGACGTGTCTGTCGAATTGAATTAGATAAACAGTCCTCTGATCTAGTTCACCTTGAGGCATTGAATGAGCTGATACACGACATGGGAATTCGGCGCTATCGAGAAAGCCTTGAATTATACCACAAGTGAAGTAATCGCAGGACCTGCCAGCTGGTATGAATTGTGTTAACATCGGTAAATTATCAACGATCATATATTCATTATCCCTTTCTGATGATTTAACCAAATCATCACTTGCATGTCCAAACAGATAAGTCCACATGGTACCATGGAC
It encodes the following:
- a CDS encoding pyridoxine 4-dehydrogenase (similar to uniprot|Q06494 Saccharomyces cerevisiae YPR127W Hypothetical ORF); this translates as MSRVEQLRKDLKQLHTGYGLMSLTWRPTPVPKEQAWDAMQCVIGLAQASGVKAFFNVGEFYGPDYSNLKLVKSFFDAKPELRSHVIISCKGAIDATTFTPKGKSEDVIASVEKCVEHLGTHLEIYEVARLDKSLGGAYPRESFEAMASLVDKGVIDGISLSEVDKDEIIAIHKDWAKYLVCVEVELSLFSTDILHNGIASICNDLGLIIVAYSPLGRGLLTGSIKRDSSFKDGDFRSLVKRFRGDSLQHNLILTEFLQKEIVDQRPASNPITLPQVALGWIKALNGREYSKTHIVPIPSGSDRKKVEENFNDSKTKITETEFNKIGDFLKEFKVVGDRYEF
- the ANT1 gene encoding Ant1p (similar to uniprot|Q06497 Saccharomyces cerevisiae YPR128C ANT1 Peroxisomal adenine nucleotide transporter involved in beta-oxidation of medium-chain fatty acid required for peroxisome proliferation) — its product is MATLESAITGAVASSLANIAVYPLDLAKTLVQTQLKEEHTKKSSGSVTDKPQNDSNNKKEKGVFMEKSELKYKDSIDCIVKVFKERGISGLYRGMPTSILANFIQSFCYFFWYTFVRRYYFRVKSSRAKKLGQTGRTSFSTLEELALGVVAGATSQLFTNPISIVSTRQQTAEGTNESASLTSVIKQIYKEHQGDITGFWKGLKVSLVLCINPSITFASYQKLKTFLFSTEELIGGKNDELGALQNFILGVLSKMISTLFTQPLIVAKASLQRTGSKFRSFQQVICYLYQHEGLLALWKGIRPQLAKGIIVQGLLFMFKGELTKILHRAIFLQSNVFLRKRSIAI
- the SPO13 gene encoding Spo13p (conserved hypothetical protein); the protein is MQRKRFKLVKANDSVKPLHQRSTNVKTPSAETRVKQPPKRSIDQSSHRTKKRKKESHPVTDDIGETVFENDHVQLKFSEPSPRAVSPPRRLDKIVEEGYSLQLDDFDQPPESTSTPVNGSRDSRGRSPLTYNGFTDDFPLHSKYLEQQQQQQQQHMFSYMPFGFIPQYQFPSTFPMGYNNGILPAQTIGPSMGAQFPIPMGFPMNYPLPQPTMMDPYMRNYVYGSGSQNSSYKSSGGDATYRGSE